In the [Clostridium] colinum genome, one interval contains:
- a CDS encoding FMN-binding protein — protein sequence MSTKIVVVKLRDVIKKALLTIVGIIILGVIIYFFIPKDNSTAYNPGTYSSEIILHSNPVSVEVTVSKNEILDINLVNMGETQEVFYPLFERSIDDISAQIIENQSTDIVSSVDTSMTTNILVKAIDQALEQAKK from the coding sequence TTGAGTACAAAAATAGTTGTTGTAAAACTTAGAGATGTAATAAAAAAAGCTTTATTAACTATTGTAGGTATTATTATTTTAGGCGTTATTATCTATTTTTTCATTCCTAAAGATAATAGCACGGCATACAACCCTGGTACATATTCTTCTGAAATAATTCTACATAGTAATCCTGTGTCTGTTGAGGTTACTGTATCAAAAAATGAAATTTTAGATATTAATCTTGTTAATATGGGTGAAACACAGGAAGTTTTTTACCCTTTGTTTGAACGTTCTATTGATGATATATCTGCTCAAATAATAGAAAATCAAAGCACAGATATAGTAAGCTCTGTAGATACATCTATGACTACTAATATATTAGTTAAAGCAATTGACCAAGCATTAGAACAAGCTAAAAAATAA
- the rsgA gene encoding ribosome small subunit-dependent GTPase A: MQSYLEIIKKELKGQEILGRISAQYRDIYKVIVNDNEILAKVSGKFIYNSYSKEDYPVVGDYVLLDRDNDTKGNAIIEKIFERKTVFKRKDINNGQNEILASNIDYIFVCMALNNDFNLRRLERYITVCYESGATPVVILTKSDLCDDIESKVFEVENIAIGIDILVVSNLDKSCIKDIFNYLKCGITGCFVGSSGVGKSTLINNLLGEVKLETNGIRNDDKGRHTTTRREMFTLKNGSIVIDTPGMRELSVDSENIDKTFLDISELEKLCKFSDCTHTNEPKCAIREALENGTLCYKRYNNYLKLKEESKYINLNFKEIEKEKIKKMFGSKSEYKNAIRHIKNKR, translated from the coding sequence ATGCAATCATATTTAGAAATAATTAAAAAAGAGCTAAAAGGACAAGAAATTTTAGGAAGAATATCCGCTCAGTATAGAGATATATATAAAGTTATAGTTAATGATAATGAAATACTTGCAAAAGTATCTGGAAAATTTATTTATAATAGTTATAGTAAAGAAGATTATCCAGTAGTTGGAGATTATGTTTTATTAGATAGAGATAATGACACTAAAGGAAATGCTATAATCGAAAAAATATTTGAAAGAAAAACAGTATTTAAAAGGAAAGATATTAATAACGGGCAAAATGAAATATTAGCATCTAATATAGATTATATATTTGTCTGTATGGCTTTAAATAATGATTTTAATTTAAGAAGGCTTGAAAGGTATATTACAGTATGTTATGAAAGTGGAGCGACGCCAGTTGTTATATTAACAAAGTCAGACTTATGTGATGATATAGAAAGTAAAGTATTTGAAGTAGAAAATATTGCAATAGGTATAGATATTCTAGTAGTATCTAATCTAGATAAATCATGTATAAAAGATATTTTTAATTATTTAAAATGTGGTATTACAGGGTGCTTTGTAGGGTCTTCTGGTGTAGGTAAATCTACATTAATTAATAATTTATTAGGAGAAGTTAAATTAGAAACTAATGGTATTAGAAATGATGATAAAGGGCGACATACTACTACAAGAAGAGAAATGTTTACATTAAAAAATGGAAGTATTGTTATAGATACACCAGGTATGAGAGAATTGTCTGTAGATTCTGAAAATATTGATAAAACTTTTTTAGATATATCTGAATTAGAAAAATTATGTAAATTTTCTGATTGTACACATACTAATGAACCTAAATGTGCAATAAGAGAGGCACTAGAAAATGGAACTTTATGCTATAAAAGATATAATAATTATTTAAAATTAAAAGAAGAAAGTAAATATATAAACCTTAATTTTAAAGAAATAGAAAAAGAAAAGATTAAGAAAATGTTTGGAAGTAAATCCGAATATAAAAATGCTATAAGACATATAAAAAATAAAAGATAA